The following coding sequences lie in one Lolium perenne isolate Kyuss_39 chromosome 2, Kyuss_2.0, whole genome shotgun sequence genomic window:
- the LOC139835721 gene encoding protein MAIN-LIKE 1-like → MDFFGGSSVYVEIHSLMMVWLLDQEYDRDHRAFHMTERRTDLHPLKIRYHGTVDMAYDERYTEFIQPTGLLPFITLVSRGGGGANMNAAALTALVDRWRPETHTFHLRAGEMTPTLQDVSMILGLPIQGEPLCMNTASDGWRRQMEDLIGMAPPPPAHPKERAPAGAPFGWIRLNFGECPEEANRDTIKTYTRVYLWYMISRTLFADSGGKLAHWCWLKALTVLEHPWSWGSPALAYLYRQVMICYVYYSSIVDWEPYGTYYHIGAGMTDLNPKLDRQWQRKITN, encoded by the exons atggattTTTTTGGTGGAAGTAGTGTATATGTTGAAATTCAtagcctcat gatggtgtggctcctagatcaagagtatgacagggatcaccgggcttttcatatgacggagaggagaacggatcttcaccctttgaagattcgttaccatggcacagtggaTATGGCGTATGatgagaggtacacggagttcatccagcccaccggtcttctcccgttcatcacgcttgtaagccgggggggggggggggcgaacatgaacgccgcggcactcaccgcccttgtcgaccggtggaggccggagacacacaccttccacttgagggccggcgagatgacccctactctTCAGGATGTCTCAATGATACTTGGActtcctattcagggcgagccactgtgtatgaacacagcttctgatgggtggcgcagacagatggaggaccttattggcatggctcctccgccgccagcacatccaaaggagagagctcccgccggcgcaCCTTTCGGTTGGATTAGGCTTAACTTTGGAGAATGCCCGGAAGAGGCCAACCGTGACACTATCAAGACATACACACGAGTGTACTTgtggtacatgatttcgaggactctctttgctgacagtggtgggaagttggcccattggtgttggctgaaggcgcttacggtgttggagcacccGTGGAGTTGGGGAAGcccggcacttgcctacctctaccggcaggtgatgatttgctatgtgtactattcttctata GTTgattgggagccatatggtacctaCTACCATATTGGCGCGGGGATGACTGACCTCAACCCCAA gcttgataggcagtggcagaggaagatcacaaattga
- the LOC127334802 gene encoding G-type lectin S-receptor-like serine/threonine-protein kinase At2g19130 — MFLLLLLVLGHTFTLQILASSVATNFISPGQELVYGDNLFSLDGKFALGFFQTGSKSHNTLNWYFGIWFSKVPTITPVWVANCDDPIKEPALVRFTISRDGNLVVLDKPNNSMIWSSQVSIRTNTTIAVLTNNGNLVLQNTLSSSDILWQSFDHPTDTFLPGAKIGWDKDTGLTRRLVSRKNLIDPARGRYCYELGPKGLILTPLNSSIVYWSSGEWNGQYFSLIPEMVSHNLIDFKFVNNKHEEYFTFTLLNDTMIMHHRLDVSGQMKTLIWDEVSQAWLGSYSNPKAQCDVYALCGPFTVCSDNPAQYCSCMKGFSIRSQEDWELSDRSGGCVRNTPLNCKSNRSTTGMTDEFYSMSNVELPQNAYKIGAATSARECENVCLRYCSCTAYSFIDSICTIWHEELINVKQQHIDTMDTNGAVLYLRLAAKEMQTRKSGKRVTIRVTTIIIVTALSLLALILLVFLLTILRNNRGRSGGTLKNLQDGGGIIAFRYTDLQRATKNFLEKLGAGGFGSVFKGYLTESATIAVKRLDGACQGEKQFRAEVASIGVIQHINLVRLIGFCCEGERRLLAYEHMPNRSLDMHLFQNNSTVLGWSTRYKIALGVARGLAYLHERCQDLIIHCDIKPQNILLDASFVAKIADFGMAKLMGRDFSRVLTTARGTAGYLAPEWISGVAITAKVDVYSYGMVLMEIISGRQNSIEQYNAGGDCAVFFPVHAAQMLLEGDVASLVDEKLSGDVNLEEAERLCKVACWCIQDDESDRPTMGEVVRILEGLLDLEVPPMPRLLEAITRSSLPTSSYFCNPSE, encoded by the coding sequence ATGTTTCTTCTTCTCCTACTAGTTCTTGGTCATACGTTCACCCTACAAATTCTTGCGTCCTCTGTTGCCACCAACTTCATTTCACCTGGCCAAGAACTTGTTTACGGTGACAATCTTTTCTCCTTGGATGGGAAGTTCGCGCTCGGCTTCTTCCAAACAGGCAGTAAGTCCCACAACACTTTGAACTGGTACTTTGGCATTTGGTTCAGTAAAGTGCCCACAATAACTCCAGTCTGGGTCGCAAACTGTGATGATCCAATCAAAGAACCTGCCCTAGTTCGGTTCACAATCTCCCGGGATGGCAATCTTGTTGTCTTAGACAAGCCTAACAATTCCATGATATGGTCTAGCCAAGTTAGTATCAGAACCAACACGACTATTGCCGTGCTCACGAACAATGGAAACCTTGTCCTACAAAATACCTTAAGCTCATCTGACATTTTATGGCAGAGTTTTGATCACCCAACAGATACTTTCCTCCCCGGCGCAAAGATTGGCTGGGACAAGGACACTGGTTTGACCCGCCGTCTTGTTTCCAGAAAGAACTTGATTGACCCAGCTCGTGGCCGTTACTGTTATGAGTTAGGTCCTAAAGGGTTGATACTTACACCTTTGAACTCATCCATAGTGTACTGGTCTAGCGGGGAATGGAATGGACAGTATTTTAGCTTGATACCAGAGATGGTAAGCCACAACTTGATAGACTTCAAATTTGTAAACAACAAGCATGAAGAGTACTTCACATTCACCTTGCTGAATGACACGATGATCATGCATCACCGCCTTGATGTATCTGGTCAAATGAAGACATTAATTTGGGATGAGGTCTCACAGGCTTGGCTAGGTTCCTACTCCAACCCTAAAGCTCAATGTGATGTCTATGCTCTCTGTGGACCATTCACTGTGTGCAGTGACAACCCAGCTCAATATTGTAGCTGTATGAAGGGCTTCTCCATAAGATCGCAAGAGGATTGGGAGCTAAGTGACAGAAGCGGTGGATGTGTGAGAAATACTCCTTTAAACTGTAAAAGTAACAGGAGTACTACAGGAATGACTGATGAATTCTACTCCATGTCTAATGTGGAACTGCCTCAGAATGCTTACAAGATAGGTGCTGCTACTAGTGCTAGAGAATGTGAAAATGTTTGCCTGAGATATTGCTCTTGCACTGCATATTCTTTCATCGACAGTATATGCACTATTTGGCACGAGGAACTCATCAATGTAAAGCAACAGCATATTGACACTATGGATACAAATGGTGCAGTACTTTATCTTCGCCTTGCTGCAAAAGAGATGCAAACTCGAAAATCAGGCAAAAGAGTGACAATCAGGGTTACCACAATTATCATTGTCACTGCATTGAGTTTGCTGGCACTTATATTGCTAGTTTTCCTACTGACTATTTTGAGAAACAATCGGGGGCGGTCTGGTGGCACGCTGAAAAATCTCCAAGACGGTGGTGGAATTATTGCATTTAGGTACACTGATTTGCAGCGGGCAACGAAAAATTTCCTGGAGAAGCTAGGTGCCGGTGGCTTTGGTTCCGTGTTCAAGGGATATCTAACTGAATCAGCTACAATAGCAGTGAAAAGGCTCGATGGGGCTTGTCAAGGAGAAAAACAATTCAGGGCTGAGGTGGCTTCAATCGGAGTTATACAACATATCAATTTAGTTAGACTGATTGGTTTTTGTTGCGAGGGTGAACGGAGGttgcttgcatatgagcacatgccAAATCGCTCTCTTGACATGCATCTATTTCAGAACAACAGCACAGTTTTAGGCTGGAGTACTAGGTATAAAATAGCTCTGGGAGTTGCTAGAGGACTGGCCTACCTGCATGAGAGGTGCCAAGACTTGATCATACACTGTGACATCAAGCCGCAAAATATACTTCTGGATGCATCATTTGTTGCTAAAATTGCTGACTTCGGTATGGCCAAGTTAATGGGGAGGGATTTTAGTCGGGTTCTGACTACAGCTAGGGGAACTGCAGGATACCTTGCACCAGAATGGATAAGCGGGGTTGCTATCACAGCAAAAGTCGACGTTTACAGCTACGGGATGGTGTTAATGGAAATCATATCAGGAAGACAGAACTCAATTGAACAATACAATGCAGGTGGTGATTGCGCTGTTTTCTTCCCCGTGCATGCTGCGCAAATGCTTCTTGAGGGAGATGTGGCGAGCTTGGTGGATGAAAAATTATCTGGTGATGTAAATCTAGAGGAGGCTGAACGGCTATGCAAGGTTGCTTGTTGGTGCATTCAGGATGACGAGTCTGATCGACCCACAATGGGCGAAGTTGTTCGTATTCTAGAGGGTCTGCTTGACCTTGAAGTGCCGCCGATGCCACGGCTACTTGAGGCGATTACAAGGAGCTCACTTCCAACATCCTCCTACTTCTGTAATCCATCAGAATAA